One window of the Nocardia huaxiensis genome contains the following:
- a CDS encoding winged helix-turn-helix transcriptional regulator translates to MQSIEADSAPRPTVRGVPNPVSATFDLLGDRLTLTILRHAFADHARRFTQFAERTGAPPAVLTARLAALVDAGVLHRSPQPGERFEYRLTPLGLATWEILVCVWSWQREWTAEWVLLPEFLHTDCGHRGPPVLLCRECGRTVTAFDTEVELDRDALWHITSGRRRSARPIAPTSGDAAFGEIMEAIGDRWSASITGLALAGVRRFTEFRAALNMSPTTLTERLTRLVSAGILRRSEDGGREYRLTPRGRALFGVFAFLLAWAEQAYPRQDAPGLRIRHRECGAVLRPALRCRGCEAEIGRADVGFESIEAGGGGPDKP, encoded by the coding sequence GTGCAATCGATCGAGGCGGACAGCGCGCCGCGTCCTACCGTGCGCGGCGTGCCGAATCCGGTGTCCGCCACCTTCGACCTGCTCGGCGACCGGCTGACGCTGACCATCCTGCGGCACGCCTTCGCCGATCACGCACGGCGGTTCACCCAGTTCGCCGAGCGGACCGGCGCACCGCCGGCCGTGCTCACCGCGCGGCTGGCGGCCCTGGTGGACGCGGGCGTGCTGCACCGGTCACCGCAGCCGGGGGAGCGGTTCGAATACCGGCTCACCCCTTTGGGATTGGCGACCTGGGAGATCCTGGTCTGCGTCTGGTCCTGGCAGCGCGAATGGACCGCCGAATGGGTGCTGCTGCCGGAATTCCTGCACACCGACTGCGGGCATCGCGGGCCGCCGGTGCTGCTGTGCCGGGAGTGCGGGCGCACCGTCACCGCCTTCGACACCGAGGTCGAGCTGGACCGGGATGCGCTGTGGCACATCACCTCCGGGCGGCGACGGTCGGCGCGGCCGATCGCGCCCACCTCGGGCGATGCGGCATTCGGCGAGATCATGGAGGCCATCGGGGATCGATGGAGTGCCTCGATCACCGGATTGGCCTTGGCGGGCGTGCGACGGTTCACCGAATTCCGTGCGGCGCTCAACATGTCGCCGACCACCCTGACCGAGCGGCTCACCCGGCTGGTGTCGGCGGGCATCCTGCGGCGCTCGGAAGACGGTGGGCGCGAATACCGGCTGACGCCGCGCGGCCGAGCCCTGTTCGGCGTCTTCGCCTTTCTGCTGGCCTGGGCGGAACAGGCGTATCCGCGGCAGGACGCGCCGGGCCTGCGCATCCGGCACCGGGAGTGCGGCGCGGTGCTGCGCCCCGCCCTGCGCTGCCGGGGCTGCGAAGCCGAAATCGGCCGCGCCGATGTGGGATTCGAATCGATCGAGGCGGGCGGGGGTGGGCCGGACAAGCCTTGA
- a CDS encoding carotenoid oxygenase family protein has protein sequence MPLNEELIAPAAEALTNPYLEGPYAPRADEITATALEVLSGELPPDLDGVYVRNGPNPQFAPMGRYHWFDGDGMLHAVHFENGRATYRNRYVRTAEFEAERAAGTALWRGVIEPWDGNPPGDRRERNSANTDLLYHHGNLLALWYRAGKPYALDPVSLETRGVDTFNGTLPGEVSAHAKVDERTEELLFFDYGINAPYLRYGVADPAGTVTHFTGLELPGPRLPHDMAITENHSILMDLPLYNDPRAAAAGRFKIFFDRALPSRFAVLPRYGQGTQAKWFEAEPGYIYHTVNSWEEGDEIVLVVCRVTEPSPVSDRAHPLAQLLAYLRPEAKLHEYRFNLRTGVTTETAMDDVNTEFPAIAQQFTGHRSRYSYQMRLSVDRTMIFDALIKYDIRTGAKETAPFGDGIHGSELAVVPRPGATAEDDAWLTMFAHNNHTGLAELWIYDAAAVTAGPVCRLAIPTRVPLGFHATWVSGDRMRAAARPLA, from the coding sequence ATGCCGCTCAATGAAGAACTCATCGCACCCGCCGCCGAGGCGCTGACCAACCCCTACCTGGAAGGTCCCTACGCGCCGCGCGCCGACGAAATCACCGCCACCGCACTGGAAGTGCTCTCCGGCGAGCTGCCGCCGGACCTCGACGGCGTGTACGTGCGCAACGGCCCGAACCCGCAGTTCGCGCCCATGGGCCGCTACCACTGGTTCGACGGCGACGGCATGCTGCACGCGGTGCACTTCGAGAACGGGCGCGCCACCTACCGCAATCGCTATGTGCGCACCGCCGAATTCGAGGCCGAGCGCGCGGCGGGCACCGCCCTGTGGCGCGGCGTGATCGAGCCCTGGGACGGCAACCCGCCCGGTGACCGCCGCGAACGCAACTCCGCCAATACCGATCTGCTCTACCACCACGGCAATCTGCTGGCCCTCTGGTATCGCGCGGGCAAGCCGTACGCCCTCGATCCGGTCAGTCTCGAAACCCGTGGCGTGGACACCTTCAACGGCACACTGCCGGGCGAGGTTTCGGCCCACGCCAAGGTCGACGAGCGCACCGAGGAACTGCTGTTCTTCGACTACGGCATCAATGCCCCGTACCTGCGCTACGGTGTCGCCGACCCGGCCGGCACCGTCACCCACTTCACCGGCCTGGAGTTGCCCGGCCCGCGCCTGCCCCACGATATGGCGATCACCGAGAACCACTCCATCCTCATGGATCTGCCGCTCTACAACGATCCCCGGGCCGCGGCCGCCGGCCGATTCAAGATCTTCTTCGACCGCGCCCTCCCCAGCCGCTTCGCCGTGCTCCCGCGTTACGGCCAAGGGACACAGGCGAAATGGTTCGAAGCCGAGCCCGGCTACATTTATCACACCGTCAACTCCTGGGAGGAGGGTGACGAGATCGTCCTGGTCGTCTGCCGGGTCACCGAACCCAGCCCCGTCTCCGACCGAGCCCACCCCCTCGCGCAGCTGCTGGCCTATCTGCGCCCCGAGGCGAAGCTGCACGAGTACCGCTTCAACCTGCGCACCGGCGTCACCACCGAAACCGCCATGGACGACGTGAACACCGAATTCCCCGCCATCGCACAGCAATTCACCGGCCACCGGAGCCGCTACTCCTACCAGATGCGCCTCTCGGTCGACCGCACCATGATCTTCGACGCCCTCATCAAATACGACATCCGCACCGGCGCAAAGGAAACCGCCCCCTTCGGCGACGGCATCCATGGCAGCGAACTCGCCGTGGTCCCGCGCCCCGGCGCCACCGCCGAAGACGACGCCTGGTTGACGATGTTCGCCCACAACAACCACACCGGCCTGGCCGAACTCTGGATCTACGACGCCGCCGCCGTCACCGCCGGCCCGGTCTGCCGCCTCGCCATCCCCACCCGAGTCCCCCTCGGCTTCCACGCCACCTGGGTCAGCGGCGACCGCATGCGCGCCGCCGCCCGCCCCCTCGCCTGA
- a CDS encoding LLM class F420-dependent oxidoreductase: MPIPHLSVSLPYWQDRDPRDALLVADAAARLGYDRLWIGEMATYDAFALATAIGLAPGDLPLCLGPLAVSIRTPATIAMGVASVAALTGRRTDIALGTSSTVVVEDWHGRERRRTAAHLEDSVHIVRALLHGGRTDFDGTAEHSHGYRLRLPAPHTSPASAAGAGSPAPPWAGGEVAVAAFGERALSVAGRVADRAVLNLVTPAQVQQCASVIREFAARAGRPAPPISVWVTAAADPTADLLATVRRGVVGYLNAPGYDAMFRAAGFDDVVRLAHSGSHPREVLAAVPDELLAAVGMFGDIATLADRLAAYRAAGADEVVVVPATSADDPAGAHTLEALATLRAATGFDLDRVEVGNAHG; the protein is encoded by the coding sequence GTGCCCATTCCCCACCTCAGTGTCAGCCTCCCCTACTGGCAGGACCGAGACCCCCGCGACGCCCTGCTGGTTGCCGACGCCGCCGCCCGCCTCGGCTACGACCGCCTCTGGATCGGCGAAATGGCCACCTACGACGCCTTCGCCCTGGCCACCGCCATCGGTCTCGCCCCCGGCGACCTCCCGCTGTGCCTCGGCCCCCTCGCCGTGAGCATCCGCACCCCCGCCACCATCGCCATGGGCGTGGCCAGCGTCGCGGCCCTCACCGGCCGCCGCACGGACATCGCCCTCGGCACCTCCAGCACGGTGGTCGTCGAAGACTGGCACGGTCGCGAAAGACGCAGAACCGCCGCCCACCTCGAAGATTCGGTGCACATCGTGCGCGCTCTCCTGCACGGCGGCAGAACCGACTTCGACGGCACGGCGGAACACTCCCACGGCTATCGCCTCCGGCTACCGGCCCCGCACACGTCGCCCGCGTCTGCCGCCGGTGCTGGAAGTCCTGCGCCCCCCTGGGCCGGTGGCGAGGTGGCGGTTGCCGCCTTCGGTGAGCGGGCGCTGTCGGTGGCCGGGCGCGTCGCCGATCGAGCCGTCCTGAACCTGGTCACACCGGCGCAAGTGCAGCAATGCGCCTCGGTGATAAGGGAATTCGCCGCTCGGGCGGGCCGTCCCGCACCGCCGATCTCGGTCTGGGTGACGGCCGCGGCCGACCCCACGGCGGACCTGCTGGCCACTGTCCGACGCGGCGTGGTCGGCTACCTGAACGCCCCCGGCTATGACGCCATGTTCCGGGCGGCCGGCTTCGACGACGTGGTCCGGCTGGCGCACAGCGGCAGTCACCCCCGCGAGGTGCTCGCGGCAGTGCCGGACGAACTGCTCGCCGCAGTGGGAATGTTCGGAGACATCGCGACGCTCGCCGATCGACTGGCCGCCTACCGCGCCGCAGGCGCGGACGAGGTGGTCGTGGTGCCCGCGACCTCCGCCGACGACCCCGCCGGCGCCCATACGCTCGAAGCCTTGGCAACACTCAGGGCTGCAACGGGATTCGACCTGGATCGCGTCGAAGTGGGGAACGCTCATGGGTGA
- a CDS encoding thiolase family protein — translation MGDAYIFDAVRLPRGRVRKGGGTLAEVPPYELFGQLLTALEARGCPAESVDDVLVGVSTVSGEQGGDIARAAALWAGWPDSVPGGVVSRLCCSGLDAVESGAARVGAGIAGVIVAGGVESMSRVPMLSDRPAIAVDNDLGERSGFVTIGVSADLTAAAYGIMRPQLDAYAVESHRRACAALGSDALIPVRKGGTVLLAVDEGARVDASPDGFARLPALFGSDPAWARVARRLPGAPRPMYGLHTVATAPQLADGASALVLGNRSAAGTLGRAPVAVIAGMAQAAVRSPLLTAPVHAAQTALRRAGIGAAELDVVEVNESFAVTPLLLMRELGLDPARVNPSGGALAVGHPLGATGGILIAQALDALVRCDGEHALVTIPAALGLGSALVLRRLS, via the coding sequence ATGGGTGACGCCTACATTTTCGATGCGGTGCGATTGCCTCGGGGCCGGGTTCGCAAGGGCGGCGGGACGTTGGCGGAGGTGCCGCCCTACGAATTGTTCGGGCAGTTGTTGACCGCGTTGGAGGCGCGGGGTTGTCCCGCGGAATCCGTGGATGACGTCCTGGTCGGGGTCAGCACGGTGAGCGGGGAACAGGGCGGGGATATCGCGCGGGCGGCTGCTTTGTGGGCGGGGTGGCCGGATTCGGTTCCGGGTGGGGTGGTTTCACGGCTGTGCTGTTCGGGGCTCGATGCTGTCGAGAGTGGGGCGGCCCGGGTGGGGGCGGGCATCGCGGGGGTGATCGTGGCGGGTGGGGTGGAGTCCATGTCGCGGGTGCCGATGCTCTCGGATCGGCCCGCGATCGCGGTGGACAATGATCTGGGGGAGCGGAGCGGGTTCGTGACCATCGGGGTGTCCGCGGATTTGACGGCGGCCGCCTACGGGATCATGCGGCCGCAGCTGGACGCGTACGCGGTGGAGTCGCATCGGAGGGCTTGCGCCGCACTGGGTTCCGATGCGCTGATCCCCGTGCGCAAGGGCGGGACGGTGCTGCTCGCGGTCGATGAAGGGGCGCGGGTGGACGCGAGCCCGGACGGGTTCGCGCGGTTGCCCGCGCTGTTCGGTTCCGATCCCGCCTGGGCTCGGGTCGCGCGGCGGTTGCCGGGTGCGCCGCGTCCCATGTACGGGCTGCACACGGTGGCCACGGCACCGCAGCTCGCCGATGGAGCCTCCGCGCTGGTGCTGGGAAACCGCAGTGCGGCCGGGACGCTCGGGCGCGCGCCGGTGGCGGTCATCGCGGGGATGGCGCAGGCGGCCGTGCGGTCGCCACTGCTGACGGCCCCCGTGCACGCGGCACAGACCGCGCTGCGGCGGGCCGGGATCGGGGCGGCCGAGCTGGATGTGGTGGAGGTGAACGAATCCTTCGCTGTCACACCGCTGCTGCTCATGCGCGAACTCGGACTCGATCCCGCGCGGGTGAACCCGTCGGGTGGGGCGCTGGCGGTGGGGCATCCGCTCGGCGCGACGGGCGGAATCCTCATCGCCCAGGCACTGGACGCGCTCGTGCGCTGCGACGGCGAGCACGCGCTGGTGACCATTCCGGCCGCCCTCGGTCTCGGCTCGGCGCTCGTCCTGCGCCGCCTGTCGTGA
- a CDS encoding class I adenylate-forming enzyme family protein, with translation MTEPSTCHPEHTVREYLERGWWTTDTLPGIFRGRVKSQPDAPAITDPANLAALTGALPRTLTWRELDEHVTDIAAVLFSHGVRQGDTVAVQVPNSIALTAAYLALWRLGAVATPMPVSYRRHELSGIVAVTGATAIITVAQLAERELAREALSVDGERTVFAFGPGVPAGAVVLGETHGTNLPGSAGPHAATDTDLVRDRDSLLDYESALTVTVNDRVTVCWTSGTEAAPKGVPRCHADWLAVARGVQDGLGITPDSVVLNPFPMVNMAGFAGAFLPWLLAGGHLIQHHPLDLPVFFGQIAEHGVTHTSMPPALLTMLLHNETLRARADLSSLRTVGSGGAPLPPPVVRRWQEELGIQVLNFFGSNEGVSLLGAPADIPDPTVRAQHLPNYSAPGVRWSTGLAASTAVKLVDVSTGETVTELGGRGELRMRGPAVFGGYLPGTAGTDPFDADGYLRSGDVFELCGADGRYLRFVDRLKEIIIRGGMNIAPAEIEGLLADHPAVADVAVIGYPDEVLGERCCAVVVPAPGTTVTLDDLIAHLRAREVASFKLPERLELAESLPRNPVGKLLRRELRERL, from the coding sequence ATGACCGAACCATCCACCTGTCATCCCGAGCACACCGTGCGCGAATACCTCGAGCGCGGCTGGTGGACCACCGACACACTGCCGGGCATATTCCGAGGCCGGGTGAAGTCGCAACCCGACGCGCCCGCGATCACCGATCCCGCGAATCTGGCCGCCCTCACCGGCGCGCTGCCGCGCACATTGACCTGGCGGGAGCTCGACGAGCACGTCACCGATATTGCGGCAGTGCTGTTCTCGCACGGCGTGCGCCAGGGCGACACCGTCGCCGTCCAGGTACCCAATTCGATAGCGCTCACCGCCGCGTATCTGGCGCTGTGGCGATTGGGTGCGGTCGCCACGCCCATGCCGGTGTCGTATCGGCGACACGAACTTTCCGGCATCGTGGCGGTGACCGGTGCGACGGCGATCATCACCGTGGCGCAGCTCGCCGAGCGAGAGCTCGCACGCGAGGCGCTGTCCGTGGACGGCGAGCGGACGGTCTTCGCCTTCGGACCCGGCGTTCCCGCCGGTGCGGTGGTGCTCGGCGAGACCCATGGCACCAACCTTCCCGGAAGTGCGGGGCCGCACGCCGCTACCGACACAGATCTCGTGCGCGACCGCGACTCTCTGCTCGACTACGAATCGGCGCTCACCGTGACCGTGAACGATCGTGTCACCGTCTGCTGGACCAGCGGCACCGAAGCCGCACCCAAGGGCGTCCCGCGCTGCCACGCCGACTGGCTGGCGGTGGCGCGCGGCGTGCAGGACGGCCTGGGGATCACCCCGGATTCGGTGGTGCTCAACCCTTTCCCGATGGTGAACATGGCGGGCTTCGCCGGTGCGTTCCTGCCCTGGCTGCTCGCGGGCGGACACTTGATCCAGCATCATCCGCTGGACCTCCCGGTGTTCTTCGGCCAGATCGCCGAACACGGCGTGACCCACACCAGCATGCCGCCCGCCCTGCTCACCATGCTGCTGCACAACGAAACCCTGCGCGCCCGAGCGGATCTGAGCTCGCTCCGCACCGTCGGCTCGGGCGGTGCACCGCTGCCCCCGCCCGTGGTGCGCCGCTGGCAGGAAGAACTCGGCATCCAGGTGCTCAATTTCTTCGGCTCCAATGAGGGCGTGAGCCTGCTGGGCGCACCCGCCGACATCCCGGATCCGACTGTGCGCGCCCAGCATCTGCCCAACTACAGCGCACCCGGCGTGCGCTGGTCCACCGGGCTGGCCGCCAGCACCGCGGTCAAACTCGTGGACGTCAGCACCGGCGAGACCGTGACGGAACTCGGTGGGCGAGGCGAACTCCGGATGCGCGGTCCCGCGGTCTTCGGCGGCTATCTGCCCGGCACCGCCGGCACCGACCCCTTCGACGCCGACGGATATCTCCGCAGCGGAGACGTTTTCGAGCTCTGCGGAGCGGACGGCCGCTATCTGCGCTTCGTGGATCGGCTGAAGGAGATCATCATTCGCGGCGGCATGAATATCGCCCCCGCCGAAATCGAGGGTCTGCTCGCCGACCATCCGGCCGTGGCGGATGTCGCCGTCATCGGCTACCCGGACGAGGTGCTGGGCGAACGATGCTGTGCCGTAGTCGTTCCCGCGCCCGGCACGACCGTCACCCTCGACGACCTGATCGCCCACCTGCGCGCCCGCGAGGTCGCCTCTTTCAAACTGCCCGAACGCCTCGAACTCGCCGAATCCCTGCCCCGCAATCCGGTCGGCAAACTGCTGCGCCGGGAACTGCGCGAGCGCCTCTGA
- a CDS encoding acetyl-CoA acetyltransferase — protein sequence MPVHILGGSQSDFAVNWHRAGLGFDALIGSVVEQTLEAARVDPADIGVIHVGNAFGQLFTGQGHLGGMPATVHPGLWGVPATRHEAACASGSMAVLAAMADLESGRYDCALVLGAELEKTVPGGTAAKFMGAAAWTGHEAQDTDLVWPTQFATIAAEYDRRYGLDPAHLRAISELNITAARLNPLAQTRDWTYTPDSFTADDTANPPVAGPLRRQDCSQMTDGAAAVILVSHRFLQHRNGLRADTGAVITGWGHRTVGLPLDRKLAASATDPYVFPHVRRTVLDALARAGLPDITAVDGAEVHDCFSMSEYLAIDHLGLTAPGESWKAIESGDITRTGALPINPGGGLIGIGHPVGATGVRMLLDACKQVTGQAGECQLTNPRRMATLNIGGSTTTAASFIVESVE from the coding sequence ATGCCCGTACACATTCTGGGCGGCAGCCAATCCGATTTCGCCGTCAACTGGCATCGTGCCGGACTCGGCTTCGACGCCCTCATCGGATCGGTGGTCGAGCAGACCCTCGAAGCAGCTCGCGTCGACCCGGCCGATATCGGAGTCATCCACGTGGGCAACGCCTTCGGGCAGTTGTTCACCGGCCAGGGGCACCTCGGCGGCATGCCCGCCACCGTCCACCCCGGCCTGTGGGGCGTCCCCGCCACCCGGCACGAGGCCGCCTGCGCCTCCGGCAGCATGGCGGTGCTCGCCGCCATGGCGGACCTCGAATCCGGCCGCTACGACTGCGCCCTGGTGCTCGGCGCGGAGCTCGAGAAAACCGTCCCCGGTGGTACTGCGGCGAAATTCATGGGGGCCGCCGCCTGGACCGGGCACGAAGCGCAGGACACCGATCTGGTCTGGCCGACCCAATTCGCCACCATCGCAGCCGAATACGACCGGCGCTACGGCCTGGACCCCGCCCACCTGCGCGCCATCAGCGAACTGAATATCACCGCCGCCCGCCTGAATCCCCTGGCGCAAACCCGTGATTGGACCTACACGCCAGACAGTTTCACCGCCGACGACACCGCCAACCCGCCGGTGGCGGGCCCGCTGCGCCGACAGGATTGCAGCCAGATGACCGACGGGGCGGCCGCCGTCATCCTCGTCTCGCATCGATTCCTCCAGCACCGCAACGGGTTACGCGCCGACACCGGTGCAGTGATCACCGGCTGGGGCCACCGCACGGTCGGCCTGCCCCTCGACCGGAAACTGGCCGCCTCCGCCACCGACCCCTACGTCTTCCCCCACGTCCGCCGTACCGTCCTCGACGCCCTGGCCCGCGCCGGCCTGCCCGACATCACCGCCGTCGACGGAGCCGAGGTCCACGACTGCTTCTCCATGTCCGAGTACCTGGCCATCGACCATCTCGGCCTCACCGCCCCCGGAGAAAGCTGGAAAGCCATAGAGTCCGGCGACATAACCCGCACCGGCGCCCTCCCCATCAACCCCGGCGGCGGCCTGATCGGCATAGGCCACCCGGTAGGCGCCACCGGCGTCCGCATGCTCCTCGACGCCTGCAAACAGGTGACAGGCCAGGCCGGTGAATGCCAGCTCACCAACCCCCGCCGCATGGCAACCCTCAATATCGGCGGCAGCACCACAACCGCGGCGAGCTTCATCGTCGAAAGCGTCGAGTAG
- a CDS encoding glucose 1-dehydrogenase, whose amino-acid sequence MTQNSFRFDGKIALITGGSSGMGLATARRLLAEGARVVITGRDKVRLDAAVAELGAGVVGIAGDAGDLADLDALAETVREQFGRLDVVFANAGIGAFQSIEAVTEAEFHRVLDTNFKSVFFTIQKTLPLLPDGAAIVINASFAPRRGVPGSALYSASKAAVHNLARSLAAELSPRGIRVNSVSPGFIDTPAFRAEITEEGKAAAGASVAAGRVGTADEVAAAVAYLASPEASYVNAQDLLVDGGLIFASPATSL is encoded by the coding sequence ATGACGCAGAACAGTTTCCGATTCGACGGCAAGATCGCTCTCATCACGGGCGGCAGCAGCGGGATGGGGTTGGCCACCGCGCGGCGGCTGCTGGCCGAGGGCGCGCGGGTGGTCATCACCGGGCGGGACAAGGTGCGGCTCGACGCGGCGGTTGCCGAGCTGGGCGCGGGTGTGGTTGGAATCGCCGGGGACGCGGGCGATCTCGCGGATCTCGATGCGCTGGCCGAGACCGTTCGGGAGCAGTTCGGGCGGCTGGATGTGGTGTTCGCCAATGCGGGGATCGGGGCGTTCCAGTCGATCGAGGCGGTGACCGAGGCAGAGTTTCATCGCGTGCTGGACACCAACTTCAAGAGCGTGTTCTTCACGATTCAGAAGACCCTGCCGCTGCTGCCGGACGGGGCGGCCATCGTGATCAACGCCTCGTTCGCGCCGCGGCGCGGAGTGCCGGGGTCGGCGCTGTACTCGGCGTCCAAGGCGGCAGTGCACAACCTGGCGCGGTCGCTGGCGGCGGAGTTGTCGCCCAGGGGGATTCGGGTCAACTCGGTGAGCCCGGGATTCATCGATACCCCGGCGTTCCGGGCCGAGATCACCGAGGAGGGCAAGGCCGCGGCGGGCGCATCCGTGGCAGCGGGGCGCGTCGGCACCGCCGACGAAGTCGCCGCCGCGGTCGCGTACCTCGCCTCGCCGGAAGCGTCGTACGTCAACGCGCAGGACCTCCTCGTGGACGGCGGACTGATCTTCGCCAGCCCGGCCACCTCGCTCTAG
- a CDS encoding helix-turn-helix transcriptional regulator, giving the protein MSSESTQHRRDQLRDFLRSRRERLNPADVGLPAAGRRRTPGLRREEVAVLAGVGVSWYTWLEQGRDITVSAEVLDAVAGALRLREPERAHLYLLAGLNPPPLGGVGGGEVTPEMRQLLDAWAERPALLRDRYWNVLAYNDSARAVMGFDGTPRNCLITFFTNPRYLAMRDIWTEAAPAVAAAYRADAAHAPGDPEFDRVVKDLSAASPDFADLWARHEVGVPVQAVNALHHPEAGELYFDATTLTVTDRPEWSLVLYNPKPGTDTAVRLRRLSTLRLAAPA; this is encoded by the coding sequence ATGAGCAGCGAATCCACGCAGCACCGGCGCGACCAGCTCCGAGACTTCCTGCGCAGTCGCCGGGAGCGGCTCAACCCCGCCGATGTGGGCCTGCCCGCGGCGGGACGGCGGCGCACTCCCGGACTGCGCCGAGAGGAAGTCGCGGTGCTGGCCGGAGTCGGGGTGTCCTGGTACACCTGGCTCGAACAGGGCCGCGACATCACGGTCTCGGCGGAAGTACTGGATGCCGTGGCGGGTGCGCTGCGCCTGCGTGAACCCGAACGCGCCCACCTGTACCTGCTCGCCGGCCTCAACCCGCCGCCCCTGGGCGGAGTCGGCGGCGGCGAGGTCACCCCCGAAATGCGGCAACTCCTGGACGCCTGGGCCGAACGCCCCGCACTGCTGCGCGACCGCTACTGGAATGTACTGGCCTACAACGACTCCGCCCGCGCGGTCATGGGCTTCGACGGCACCCCGCGCAACTGCCTCATCACCTTCTTCACCAACCCCCGCTACCTCGCCATGCGGGACATCTGGACCGAAGCCGCCCCCGCCGTGGCCGCCGCCTACCGAGCCGATGCCGCACACGCCCCCGGCGACCCCGAATTCGACCGCGTGGTCAAGGATCTGAGCGCAGCCAGCCCCGATTTCGCCGACCTGTGGGCGCGCCACGAAGTCGGCGTACCAGTCCAGGCCGTGAACGCCCTGCACCACCCCGAGGCCGGTGAACTGTACTTCGACGCCACGACTCTGACAGTGACCGACCGCCCCGAATGGTCGCTCGTCCTCTACAACCCGAAGCCCGGCACCGACACCGCCGTTCGCCTCCGCCGCCTGAGCACCCTGCGCCTCGCGGCCCCCGCCTGA